The segment GACGAATGCATTACAAGAGACAAAGTGTTTTAAAATTATCGATCTTGCAAAATTTCAACAGATGAAGAAAATGCTCGAAGCAACAGGGCAGACTGTGACGCCACCAAAGATCGATCTTTTCATATCCGGTCAGATTACTTCTGTCAGCGTTGGTAAATCTGGTGGTGCACTTGGTGGTGGTTTTATTCCAATTTTAGGTCTGATAAGTAAATCTACAGAAACAGCAGATATTACTTTTGACCTTATGACAATGAATCCAACTACGCTTGAACAGGGTGAGAGCAAAAGTTTCAAAGCTAACTCTGAGCAAACTAGCTGGGGATTTGGTGCTGTAGGGGCAGGAGTTGGTGGTGGATGGAGTATTTCAAAATCATTGGCTTTAGACAGTGTTGTACGTGATGTTGTTTTTAGTGCTACAAACTACTTAGCTGAAACATTTGCAAAAGATAAAATCATCGATCGACCCGCTCAGAAAACGGCTAAATCTGACTCGAAAAATCAAGAATAATAAATAGTTACTTGCCGTGGAGGTTTTAGCCCTCCCGGCAAATTTAAAATATAAAGTGACGATATCGTAGTTTTCTTATCATATAGATCTAATATATGTTTTGACTTGCATTCATTCAATTCTGCGTAGATAAAATTTAAAAAGTTTATTTTGCATGATTTGGTTTTACAATTTTAAAAGTAGTTTTGTTGGTTTGATTTCTAAGGTTTTACTCACTAATAAAATTTAAATTAATTGTTAGGTTTAATCAGAGAAATAAATCTCTAAATTTTATTATGCAATAATAAGTTAAATAATTTGTTGGCTGCCGTTGTGGAAACGGCAGCCATGTTTTCAAAGGCCTATTTGTTTAATGTTTCGTGTGTTTTGATTAAAAAGTCAGCCGTTATGGCACCTACCATTGCCTGATGAAGATTTCCATTTTTGTCGTAAAAGATGTTTGTGGGGATGCTTGATACCCCCATCTTTTGTTCAAGCTCTCTTTTGGCGTGATAAACCGGGTATGTGATTTTATAATCTGCCACAAACTGTCTGGCTTTCTGTATGTCGTCGTCTATGGAGAATCCTATGATGACGAAGTTTTTATCTTTGAGCTTGTTGTATGTTTCTACAAATTCTGGAGTTTCAGCTTTACATGGTGGACACCAGGATGCAAAAAAATTCACAAGTATCACTTTCCCTTTGTGCTCCTGAAGGATCTGATCAAATTCAGCTATTCCAACATCTTTTAATTCCGGAAGGTTTGCATTGTTGCTGTTACTATCAAAAGGATTACAACCTATTAGATTGAAGATAAGCAACATTCCCAAAAAAAGCAAAATCACCCTTTTCATAAAAACCCCTTTGTTTTTTATAATTATATATATTCAAATATTCTAAATTGTCAAATACAAAAGAACTTGGATTGTCCCATTTTTTGTGTAAGAATAATAGTGAAATGTGGGATATGAACCTTTGTGATGATAGGTTTCTGAAAAAGCTGTCCCTATCATAATAAAATTATAGACCAAACATATGAAGTAAATATGTTTGGTCTATAAATTAATGCACCAAAATCTTATTTAATAATTACTGGAATTTTTTATTATTCGTATTCATTTGTTATTTTGCAGGTACCTCCTTCCAGTATAATCTTTTCTGCTGATTGCCAAAAATTCCAAAGGTGGCTATCCCCTGTGTGAGATTGTTTAATACTGTATCTTTTAAGAAATCGAGTCCAGATAGATTTAGAGTAACTGATCCATTTTTGTTTGTCCCGGGTGCCTTTAATTTTATTTCAAAATAACCATTAGATTTTTTTATCAGGTCAACTACGTCTGTATCTCCTTGATTTAAATTTTGAGTCCAGTTGGATAATGTTATATTACTGATCGTAAATGTAGTTTTGTTATCAGCAGCATTGATTGTCAATTTACCATTTTTATCGTAGTATAATATATACGCAGGTACATTTAGCGGATAATTTGCTGGCCCGTAAGCATTTTGAATATCCAGAATAGCGTTTAATATTCTGGTGCTATTATCTATTGTCTTGTATTGACAGTCAGAAGTGCAAGAAGCAGCGCCTGGTTTCATATCACGATTGATAAGGATTGGTCCATCAGGGTCAGTCACGTTTATACCAAGTCTAAAATTTTCCAGT is part of the Calditerrivibrio nitroreducens DSM 19672 genome and harbors:
- a CDS encoding TlpA family protein disulfide reductase, translated to MKRVILLFLGMLLIFNLIGCNPFDSNSNNANLPELKDVGIAEFDQILQEHKGKVILVNFFASWCPPCKAETPEFVETYNKLKDKNFVIIGFSIDDDIQKARQFVADYKITYPVYHAKRELEQKMGVSSIPTNIFYDKNGNLHQAMVGAITADFLIKTHETLNK
- a CDS encoding CsgG/HfaB family protein, with protein sequence MALCLVGTTAFSEETKVEEIKVPVPHCSEPVLSVAINDIECTAASCQDTGSPSAGFAALAQLFSGAGGVKGIGNGVKSMLTNALQETKCFKIIDLAKFQQMKKMLEATGQTVTPPKIDLFISGQITSVSVGKSGGALGGGFIPILGLISKSTETADITFDLMTMNPTTLEQGESKSFKANSEQTSWGFGAVGAGVGGGWSISKSLALDSVVRDVVFSATNYLAETFAKDKIIDRPAQKTAKSDSKNQE